The following proteins come from a genomic window of Corallococcus sp. NCRR:
- a CDS encoding CaiB/BaiF CoA transferase family protein, with protein MPESSSPLAGLRVLDLSRLLPGPYATLVLADLGATVDTVEDPEVGDATRHMPPHREGEGALYYGLHRNKRSLTLNLKTPEGRDALLRLVSRYDVLVESFRPGVMDKLGVGEAVLRQKNPRLIYCAISGYGQTGPDRLKAGHDLNYVARAGLLGYGGEAGGAPAFPGVQVADIGGGSLFALVGILAALHERERTGVGRFVDVSMTDGALAFLHLHLASRLFMGKEGTPLARGSEALNGGYPSYGLYRTADDRWLAVGALEPKFFGALCAKLGRPELLDDAYSGGEDSARVKAELTRVFASQPLAHWREQLSGAEFCVEPVSEGDEVLADPQLRARGLFVETDDAQRGIRVTHLLTPLRMGDVALRPPPTLGQHSRVILEDAGFTAEEISRLIA; from the coding sequence ATGCCTGAGTCGTCGTCCCCCCTCGCCGGCCTGCGGGTGCTGGACCTGTCACGCCTGTTGCCCGGCCCGTACGCGACGCTGGTGCTCGCCGACCTGGGCGCCACCGTGGACACCGTGGAGGATCCGGAGGTGGGGGACGCCACCCGCCACATGCCGCCGCACCGTGAAGGGGAGGGCGCGCTCTACTACGGCCTGCACCGCAACAAGCGCTCGCTCACGCTGAACCTCAAGACGCCGGAGGGGCGTGACGCGCTCCTGCGGCTCGTGTCCCGCTACGACGTGCTGGTGGAGAGCTTCCGCCCCGGGGTCATGGACAAGCTGGGCGTGGGCGAGGCGGTGCTGCGCCAGAAGAACCCGCGGCTCATCTACTGCGCCATCTCCGGCTACGGCCAGACGGGGCCGGACCGGCTCAAGGCGGGGCACGACCTCAACTACGTGGCCCGCGCGGGCCTCCTGGGCTACGGCGGCGAGGCCGGTGGCGCGCCCGCGTTCCCGGGCGTGCAGGTGGCGGACATCGGCGGAGGCAGCCTCTTCGCGCTGGTGGGCATCCTGGCCGCGCTGCACGAGCGCGAGCGCACGGGCGTGGGCCGCTTCGTGGATGTGTCCATGACGGACGGCGCGCTGGCGTTCCTCCACCTGCACCTGGCCTCGCGCCTCTTCATGGGGAAGGAGGGCACGCCGCTCGCGCGCGGAAGCGAGGCGCTCAACGGCGGCTACCCCAGCTATGGCCTGTACCGCACCGCGGACGACCGCTGGCTCGCGGTGGGCGCGCTGGAGCCCAAGTTCTTCGGCGCGCTCTGCGCGAAGCTGGGCCGCCCGGAGCTGCTGGACGACGCCTACTCGGGCGGCGAGGACAGCGCGCGCGTGAAGGCGGAGCTCACCCGCGTCTTCGCGAGCCAGCCCCTGGCGCACTGGCGCGAGCAGCTCTCCGGCGCGGAGTTCTGCGTGGAGCCGGTGTCGGAAGGCGACGAGGTGCTCGCGGATCCGCAGCTGCGCGCGCGCGGCCTCTTCGTGGAGACGGATGATGCGCAGCGCGGCATCCGCGTTACGCACCTGCTCACGCCGCTGCGCATGGGCGACGTCGCACTGCGTCCACCGCCCACGCTGGGACAGCACTCGCGTGTCATCCTGGAAGACGCGGGTTTCACCGCCGAGGAAATCTCGCGCCTGATTGCATGA
- a CDS encoding SCP2 sterol-binding domain-containing protein: MATAKDIIEGQIPEKLQAKPELAKDINAIIHFDVSGDGGGKWTLDTTKSEGWVSEGLNGASKMTVSVSNDDFVKIREGKLNPQMAAMQGKLKFKPMDMGLAMKLAKLLA, from the coding sequence TGGCGACCGCGAAGGACATCATCGAGGGGCAGATTCCCGAGAAGCTTCAGGCGAAGCCGGAGCTGGCGAAGGACATCAACGCCATCATCCACTTCGACGTCTCCGGCGACGGTGGCGGCAAGTGGACGCTGGACACCACCAAGTCGGAGGGCTGGGTGTCCGAGGGTCTCAACGGCGCGTCGAAGATGACGGTCTCCGTCAGCAACGACGACTTCGTGAAGATCCGCGAGGGCAAGCTGAACCCGCAGATGGCCGCCATGCAGGGCAAGCTCAAGTTCAAGCCGATGGACATGGGCCTCGCGATGAAGCTGGCGAAGCTGCTGGCCTGA
- a CDS encoding ferritin-like domain-containing protein produces the protein MSVLARSVEHEEATAVHSKVLPQEGRPAIQAELYEALTQRGLSLVDITWEQQRLHESRRWSVVEMLAQVDFTHVGEADRHLVWNAGRAELTTKPGADRLERLADLECRRWQEQKNPTVAAIMQACGTWSRYWNEEEAHHETAFNRLSTVLKLEPITDATFIEFRKVFPDDDMLRTLTLLSISEVVAAVDYGQCSQMVQDPGLRALFKQVAADEVQHMNYFIAFAKALVDSGAYKAKEAFAVAHLFLRDGGEVHGSKRERVESRDTHVNWWDQLEHREGFYAPDALRKKEQLIFHALKRITGITVNSRDEVEDTWMDLVGC, from the coding sequence ATGAGTGTCCTGGCGCGCAGCGTCGAGCACGAAGAAGCGACCGCCGTCCACTCGAAGGTCCTCCCGCAGGAAGGCCGCCCGGCCATCCAGGCGGAGCTGTACGAAGCCCTCACCCAGCGGGGCCTGTCGTTGGTGGACATCACCTGGGAGCAGCAGCGCCTGCACGAGTCGCGGCGCTGGAGCGTGGTGGAGATGCTCGCCCAGGTGGACTTCACGCACGTGGGTGAAGCCGACCGGCACCTGGTGTGGAACGCGGGGCGGGCGGAGCTGACGACGAAGCCGGGCGCGGACCGGCTGGAGCGGCTGGCGGACCTGGAGTGCCGCCGGTGGCAGGAGCAGAAGAACCCCACCGTCGCCGCCATCATGCAGGCGTGCGGCACGTGGAGCCGCTACTGGAACGAGGAGGAGGCGCACCACGAGACGGCGTTCAACCGCCTGTCCACGGTGTTGAAGCTGGAGCCCATCACCGACGCCACCTTCATCGAGTTCCGCAAGGTCTTCCCCGACGACGACATGCTGCGCACGCTCACGCTGCTGTCCATCTCCGAGGTGGTGGCGGCGGTGGACTACGGCCAGTGCTCGCAGATGGTCCAGGACCCGGGCCTGCGCGCGCTGTTCAAGCAGGTGGCGGCGGACGAAGTGCAGCACATGAACTACTTCATCGCCTTCGCCAAGGCGCTGGTGGACAGCGGCGCGTACAAGGCGAAGGAGGCGTTCGCGGTGGCGCACCTGTTCCTGCGCGACGGCGGCGAGGTGCACGGCAGCAAGCGCGAGCGCGTGGAGTCTCGCGACACCCACGTCAACTGGTGGGATCAGCTGGAGCACCGCGAGGGCTTCTACGCTCCGGACGCGCTGCGCAAGAAGGAGCAGCTCATCTTCCACGCGCTCAAGCGCATCACCGGCATCACGGTGAACTCGCGCGACGAGGTGGAGGACACCTGGATGGACCTCGTCGGGTGCTGA